From Caretta caretta isolate rCarCar2 chromosome 14, rCarCar1.hap1, whole genome shotgun sequence, the proteins below share one genomic window:
- the LOC125621558 gene encoding acetylcholinesterase-like encodes MLGLLPTFPCLLLLSLLGSSSGSDDDGTVVLTTSGPIRGKRLQVGSSTVTAFLGIPYAEPPVGALRFQKPIPHQPWSHVLEASSFGNMCHQPLLTGYPQTETQTFKVPQSEDCLFLNVWVPHPRPSPPAAIITWIHGGGFFTGAASLDIYDGRFLAATENLIVASMNYRLGALGFLSLPPAAPGNAGLWDQRLAMRWLRDNAAAFGGDPAHFLLFGQDAGARSVGFHLLSPGSRPLFTRAALQSGAPNAPWAWISLEEAKARGQRLGQLLGCSDGNNTALVGCLQGKEPGEFPKHQFSVLNHKKQLGLPFVPTPDGDFLPDTPPKLLQGRHGQPIPIGLGFVTNEGSYILYFAAPSFNLENASAIGWEELLQVVRLIVPGVPDKAIQAMARWYIQEGEKQGEAQYRWAMEQIAGDYVVVCPVLEMARQQAEAGNPVYTYHFAHRSSGLSVPEWMGVPHGSEIPYVFGTLASVVGSNHTEAEVALSRRVMQYLAVYAWSGKPMVGEDSGKQWPTYDHAKQNFERISLKPPKPERALPASRCEFLASVLSEKPKVPGADLPSLGGRE; translated from the exons ATGCTGGGACTCCTCCCCACTTTCCCctgcctgctcctcctctccctgctgggctCCAGCTCTGGTTCCGATGACGATGGCACCGTGGTGCTCACCACCAGCGGCCCCATCCGGGGCAAGCGCCTCCAGGTCGGCTCCAGCACAGTGACAGCATTCCTGGGCATCCCCTACGCCGAGCCCCCCGTGGGGGCCTTGCGTTTCCAGAAGCCAATTCCCCACCAGCCCTGGAGCCACGTCCTGGAAGCCTCTAGCTTTGGCAATATGTGCCACCAGCCTCTGCTCACTGGTTACCCTCAGACTGAAACACAGACATTCAAAGTGCCACAGTCTGAGGACTGCCTCTTCCTCAATGTCTGGGTGCCCCATCCCCGTCCCTCTCCGCCAGCCGCCATCATCACCTGGATCCACGGTGGTGGGTTCTTCACAGGGGCAGCCTCACTCGACATCTATGATGGGCGCTTCTTAGCTGCCACTGAGAACCTGATCGTGGCTTCCATGAACTACCGGCTGGGGGCGCTGGgcttcctgtccctgcccccggCCGCCCCGGGGAACGCCGGCCTATGGGACCAGCGACTGGCGATGCGCTGGCTGCGGGACAACGCGGCCGCCTTCGGTGGGGACCCGGCCCATTTCTTACTCTTCGGCCAGGATGCTGGGGCTCGATCAGTCGGCTTCCACCTCCTCTCCCCGGGGAGCCGGCCCCTCTTCACCAGGGCCGCACTGCAGAGCGGAGCCCCGAACGCACCATGGGCTTGGATTTCACTTGAAGAGGCCAAAGCCAGAGGCCAGAGGCTGGGCCAGCTGCTGGGCTGCTCCGATGGTAACAACACGGCCCTGGTGGGCTgcctgcaggggaaggaacccgGGGAGTTCCCCAAACACCAGTTCTCCGTCTTGAACCACAagaagcagctggggctcccctttGTGCCGACACCAGATGGAGATTTCCTCCCTGATACACCACCAAAACTCCTGCAGGGCAGGCACGGCCAGCCAATACCCATCGGGCTTGGTTTCGTCACCAACGAAGGTTCCTACATATTATACTTTGCTGCCCCCAGCTTTAACCTGGAGAACGCCAGCGCCATCGGCtgggaggagctgctgcaggtggtGAGGCTGATAGTGCCAGGGGTGCCAGACAAGGCCATCCAAGCCATGGCACGGTGGTACATccaggaaggggagaagcagggagaggCACAGTACCGATGGGCCATGGAACAAATCGCTGGTGACTATGTAGTTGTGTGCCCGGTACTGGAGATGGCAAGGCAACAGGCAGAGGCTGGAAATCCTGTGTACACCTACCACTTCGCCCACCGCAGCAGTGGCTTGTCTGTACCTGAATGGATGGGGGTGCCACACGGCTCTGAGATCCCCTACGTGTTCGGGACCCTGGCATCCGTGGTAGGATCCAACCACACAGAGGCTGAGGTAGCGCTGAGCCGCAGGGTGATGCAGTACCTTGCGGTGTACGCCTGGAGCGG GAAACCCATGGTGGGAGAGGATagcgggaagcagtggcccacCTATGACCACGCAAAGCAGAACTTTGAGCGCATCAGCCTGAAGCCGCCCAAACCTGAGAGGGCATTACCCGCCTCACGCTGTGAATTCTTGGCATCAGTGCTGTCAGAGAAACCAAAGGTCCCAG GAGCAGACCTGCCCAGCCTGGGGGGCCGTGAATGA
- the LOC125621429 gene encoding acetylcholinesterase-like, whose protein sequence is MLGLLPTFPCLLLLSLLGSSSGSDDDGTVVLTTSGPIRGKRLQVGSSTVTAFLGIPYAEPPVGALRFQKPIPHQPWSHVLEASSFGNMCHQPLLTGYPQTETQTFKVPQSEDCLFLNVWVPHPRPSPPAAIITWIHGGGFFTGAASLDIYDGRFLAATENLIVASMNYRLGALGFLSLPPAAPGNAGLWDQRLAMRWLRDNAAAFGGDPAHFLLFGQDAGARSVGFHLLSPGSRPLFTRAALQSGAPNAPWAWISLEEAKARGQRLGQLLGCSDGNNTALVGCLQGKEPGEFPKHQFSVLNHKKQLGLPFVPTPDGDFLPDTPPKLLQGRHGQPIPIGLGFVTNEGSYILYFAAPSFNLENASAIGWEELLQVVRLIVPGVPDKVIQAMARWYIQEGEKQGEAQYRWAMEQIAGDYVVVCPVLEMARQQAEAGNPVYTYHFAHRSSGLSVPEWMGVPHGSEIPYVFGTLASVVGSNHTEAEVALSRRVMQYLAVYAWSGKPMVGEDSGKQWPTYDPAKQNFEHISLKPPKPERALPASRCEFLASMLSEKPKVPGADLPSLGGRE, encoded by the exons ATGCTGGGACTCCTACCCACTTTCCCctgcctgctcctcctctccctgctgggctCCAGCTCTGGTTCCGATGACGATGGCACCGTGGTGCTCACCACCAGCGGCCCCATCCGGGGCAAGCGCCTCCAGGTCGGCTCCAGCACAGTGACAGCATTCCTGGGCATCCCCTACGCCGAGCCCCCCGTGGGGGCCTTGCGTTTCCAGAAGCCAATTCCCCACCAGCCCTGGAGCCACGTCCTGGAAGCCTCTAGCTTTGGCAATATGTGCCACCAGCCTCTGCTCACTGGTTACCCTCAGACTGAAACACAGACATTCAAAGTGCCACAGTCTGAGGACTGCCTCTTCCTCAATGTCTGGGTGCCCCATCCCCGTCCCTCTCCGCCAGCCGCCATCATCACCTGGATCCACGGTGGTGGGTTCTTCACAGGGGCAGCCTCACTCGACATCTATGATGGGCGCTTCTTAGCTGCCACTGAGAACCTGATCGTGGCTTCCATGAACTACCGGCTGGGGGCGCTGGgcttcctgtccctgcccccggCCGCCCCGGGGAACGCCGGCCTATGGGACCAGCGACTGGCGATGCGCTGGCTGCGGGACAACGCGGCCGCCTTCGGTGGGGACCCGGCCCATTTCTTACTCTTCGGCCAGGATGCTGGGGCTCGATCAGTCGGCTTCCACCTCCTCTCCCCGGGGAGCCGGCCCCTCTTCACCAGGGCCGCACTGCAGAGCGGAGCCCCGAACGCACCATGGGCTTGGATTTCACTTGAAGAGGCCAAGGCCAGAGGCCAGAGGCTGGGCCAGCTGCTGGGCTGCTCCGATGGTAACAACACGGCCCTGGTGGGCTgcctgcaggggaaggaacccgGGGAGTTCCCCAAACACCAGTTCTCCGTCTTGAACCACAagaagcagctggggctcccctttGTGCCGACACCAGATGGAGATTTCCTCCCTGATACACCACCAAAACTCCTGCAGGGCAGGCACGGCCAGCCAATACCCATCGGGCTTGGTTTCGTCACCAACGAAGGTTCCTACATATTATACTTTGCTGCCCCCAGCTTTAACCTGGAGAACGCCAGCGCCATCGGCtgggaggagctgctgcaggtggtGAGGCTGATAGTGCCAGGGGTGCCAGACAAGGTCATCCAAGCCATGGCACGGTGGTACATccaggaaggggagaagcagggagaggCACAGTACCGATGGGCCATGGAACAAATCGCTGGTGACTATGTAGTTGTGTGCCCGGTACTGGAGATGGCAAGGCAACAGGCAGAGGCTGGAAATCCTGTGTACACCTACCACTTCGCCCACCGCAGCAGTGGCTTGTCTGTACCTGAATGGATGGGGGTGCCACACGGCTCTGAGATCCCCTACGTGTTCGGGACCCTGGCATCCGTGGTAGGATCCAACCACACAGAGGCTGAGGTAGCGCTGAGCCGCAGGGTGATGCAGTACCTTGCGGTGTACGCCTGGAGCGG GAAACCCATGGTGGGAGAGGATagcgggaagcagtggcccacCTATGACCCCGCAAAGCAGAACTTTGAGCACATCAGCCTGAAGCCGCCCAAACCTGAGAGGGCATTACCCGCCTCACGCTGTGAATTCTTGGCATCAATGCTGTCAGAGAAACCAAAGGTCCCAG GAGCAGACCTGCCCAGCCTGGGGGGCCGTGAATGA